A window of the Osmia lignaria lignaria isolate PbOS001 chromosome 2, iyOsmLign1, whole genome shotgun sequence genome harbors these coding sequences:
- the Bug22 gene encoding cilia- and flagella-associated protein 20 — translation MFKNTFQSGFLSILYSIGSKPLQIWDKKVRNGHIKRITDNDIQSLVLEILGSNVSTTYITCPADPRKTLGIKLPFLVMIIKNLKKYFTFEVQVIDDKNVRRRFRASNYQSTTRVKPFICTMPMRLDDGWNQIQFNLADFTRRAYGTNYVETLRVQIHANCRIRRVYFSDRLYSEDELPAEFKLFLPIQNKAKC, via the exons ATGTTTAAAAACACATTTCAAAGTGGGTTTTTATCAATTTTGTATAGCATTGGCAGCAAGCCTCTACAAATTTGGGATAAGAAAGTAAGAAATGGACACATAAAACGAATTACAGACAATGATATACAAAGTTTAGTACTGGAAATATTGGGTAGCAATGTCAGTACCACATATATTACCTGCCCTGCAGATCCAAGAAAAACTTTAGGAATAAAGTTACCATTTTTGGTCAtgataattaagaatttaaagaaatattttacatttgagGTTCAG GTAATTGATGATAAAAATGTACGCCGTAGATTTCGTGCTAGTAATTACCAATCTACAACTAGAGTAAAACCATTTATTTGTACAATGCCAATGAGATTAGACGATGGATGGAATCAAATCCAATTTAACTTAGCTGACTTCACTAGACGTGCATATGGAACCAATTATGTAGAAACATTAAGAGTTCAAATTCATGCAAATTGTAGAATACGAAGAGTATACTTCTCTGATAGATTATATTCTGAAGATGAGTTGCCTGCTGAATTCAAGTTATTTTTACCAATTCAAAATAAAGCTAAATGTTAG
- the Naprt gene encoding nicotinate phosphoribosyltransferase isoform X1 produces MSDDEGISWCHSRQNCVVQPLLTDLYQITMAYAYWKSGKINDHAVFDLYFRKNPFQGEFTIFAGLEECIKFLEKFRYSCSDIKYLKSIMPSSVDQRFFEYLKGLTPKDVTIYAMEEGSVAFPRIPLLRVEGPLIMVQLLETTLLTLVNYASLMATNAARYRMVAGKNITLLEFGLRRAQGPDGGLSASKYSYIGGFDGTSNVLAGKLYNIPVSGTHAHAYITSFTSIDDLQEKNLVHKETEKVYDLLELAYKHRDSIAADVGTLVSEASSGELAALISYAIAFPQRFVALVDTYDVKSVEASAKRQACIASLNVKNKRLANGSNTHAQNGVRNNPIISESTSHHKNGFLRRGELGELYVRSGLLNFCAVALALNDLGYKAVGIRIDSGDLAYLSNTARDIFERIAVKYNIPWFGKLTICASNDINEETILSLNEQSHKIDCFGIGTHLVTCQRQPALGCVYKMVEINGQPRIKLSQEVGKVTIPGRKDAFRLYGADGYALIDLLQRSTEEAPQVKQKVLCRHPFQESKRAYVIPTRVEPLHKVYWKNGKLCQPLLTLQEIRNRVQESLRTLRNDHKRNLNPTPYKVAVSDDLYNFIHDLWLQNAPIGELS; encoded by the exons atgtcAGATGACGAGGGTATATCATGGTGTCACTCGCGTCAAAATTGTGTGGTTCAACCACTTTTGACAG attTATATCAGATCACAATGGCATACGCTTATTGGAAAAGTGGCAAAATAAATGATCATGCTgtatttgatttatattttcgtAAAAATCCTTTTCAAGGAGAATTTACAATCTTTGCTGGCCTGGAGGAATGTATTAAGTTTTTAGAgaaatttcgttattcttgtagtg ATATTAAATACTTGAAGTCAATAATGCCATCATCGGTGGATCAAagattttttgaatatttaaaaggcCTTACCCCAAAAGATGTCACAATATACGCTATGGAAGAAGGTTCAGTTGCTTTTCCAAG AATACCATTACTAAGAGTAGAAGGTCCATTAATAATGGTACAACTTTTGGAAACAACACTGTTAACCTTAGTTAACTATGCAAGTTTAATGGCTACAAATGCAGCCAGATATCGTATGGTTGCTGGGAAAAATATAACATTGCTAGAATTTGGTCTTCGAAGAGCTCAGGGTCCTGATGGTGGTTTAAGTGCCTCTAAATATAGTTATATAg GTGGTTTCGATGGGACAAGTAATGTTTTGGCAGGAAAACTGTATAATATTCCTGTAAGCGGTACACACGCGCACGCATACATTACATCCTTCACTAGCATTGATGACTTGCAGGAAAAA AATTTGGTAcataaagaaacagaaaaggtTTATGATCTTCTAGAATTAGCTTACAAACATCGGGATTCCATTGCAGCTGATGTAGGAACACTAGTTTCTGAGGCTTCTAGTGGAGAGTTAGCTGCTTTGATTAGTTATGCCATTGCTTTCCCACAACGATTTGTTGCTCTTGTAGACACATATGATGTGAAAAG CGTCGAAGCCTCAGCCAAGAGACAGGCATGTATAGCCAGCCTAAATGTAAAGAATAAACGTCTAGCAAATGGGTCCAATACACATGCCCAAAATGGTGTCAGAAACAATCCAATTATATCAGAATCGACTTCACATCACAAGAATGGCTTTTTAAGACGAGGCGAATTGGGTGAGCTCTATGTGAG GAGTGGGCTACTAAACTTCTGTGCAGTGGCACTAGCTCTAAATGACTTGGGTTATAAAGCAGTTGGTATAAGAATTGACAGCGGAGATTTAGCATACTTGAGTAATACTGCAAGGGATATATTTGAAAGAATTGCTGTCAAATACAATATACCTTGGTTTGGAAAATTGACAATCTGTGCATcaaatgatataaatgaagaaacTATTTTAAGTTTAAATGAACag AGTCATAAAATTGATTGCTTTGGAATTGGAACACATTTGGTAACGTGTCAAAGACAGCCTGCATTAGGCTGTGTTTATAAAATGGTTGAAATCAATGGTCAACCTAGAATTAAGCTCAGCCAGGAAGTTGGTAAAGTGACAATACCAGGAAGAAAAGATGCGTTTAGATTATACGGAGCGGATGGATATGCGTTAATTGATCTGTTGCAAAGATCAACGGAAGAAGCCCCGCAAGTAAAACAGAAAGTTCTTTGTAGACATCCGTTCCAAGAATCAAAAAGAGCTTATGTTATTCCTACGCGAGTAGAACCATTACACAag GTATACTGGAAAAATGGTAAATTGTGTCAACCATTATTAACATTACAAGAAATACGTAATAGAGTTCAGGAATCTTTAAGAACACTTAGAAATGAtcataaaagaaatttaaatcctACACCATACAAA GTGGCCGTCAGTgatgatttatataattttatacatgATTTATGGTTACAAAATGCACCAATCGGTGAACTATCGTGA
- the Naprt gene encoding nicotinate phosphoribosyltransferase isoform X2 codes for MAYAYWKSGKINDHAVFDLYFRKNPFQGEFTIFAGLEECIKFLEKFRYSCSDIKYLKSIMPSSVDQRFFEYLKGLTPKDVTIYAMEEGSVAFPRIPLLRVEGPLIMVQLLETTLLTLVNYASLMATNAARYRMVAGKNITLLEFGLRRAQGPDGGLSASKYSYIGGFDGTSNVLAGKLYNIPVSGTHAHAYITSFTSIDDLQEKNLVHKETEKVYDLLELAYKHRDSIAADVGTLVSEASSGELAALISYAIAFPQRFVALVDTYDVKSVEASAKRQACIASLNVKNKRLANGSNTHAQNGVRNNPIISESTSHHKNGFLRRGELGELYVRSGLLNFCAVALALNDLGYKAVGIRIDSGDLAYLSNTARDIFERIAVKYNIPWFGKLTICASNDINEETILSLNEQSHKIDCFGIGTHLVTCQRQPALGCVYKMVEINGQPRIKLSQEVGKVTIPGRKDAFRLYGADGYALIDLLQRSTEEAPQVKQKVLCRHPFQESKRAYVIPTRVEPLHKVYWKNGKLCQPLLTLQEIRNRVQESLRTLRNDHKRNLNPTPYKVAVSDDLYNFIHDLWLQNAPIGELS; via the exons ATGGCATACGCTTATTGGAAAAGTGGCAAAATAAATGATCATGCTgtatttgatttatattttcgtAAAAATCCTTTTCAAGGAGAATTTACAATCTTTGCTGGCCTGGAGGAATGTATTAAGTTTTTAGAgaaatttcgttattcttgtagtg ATATTAAATACTTGAAGTCAATAATGCCATCATCGGTGGATCAAagattttttgaatatttaaaaggcCTTACCCCAAAAGATGTCACAATATACGCTATGGAAGAAGGTTCAGTTGCTTTTCCAAG AATACCATTACTAAGAGTAGAAGGTCCATTAATAATGGTACAACTTTTGGAAACAACACTGTTAACCTTAGTTAACTATGCAAGTTTAATGGCTACAAATGCAGCCAGATATCGTATGGTTGCTGGGAAAAATATAACATTGCTAGAATTTGGTCTTCGAAGAGCTCAGGGTCCTGATGGTGGTTTAAGTGCCTCTAAATATAGTTATATAg GTGGTTTCGATGGGACAAGTAATGTTTTGGCAGGAAAACTGTATAATATTCCTGTAAGCGGTACACACGCGCACGCATACATTACATCCTTCACTAGCATTGATGACTTGCAGGAAAAA AATTTGGTAcataaagaaacagaaaaggtTTATGATCTTCTAGAATTAGCTTACAAACATCGGGATTCCATTGCAGCTGATGTAGGAACACTAGTTTCTGAGGCTTCTAGTGGAGAGTTAGCTGCTTTGATTAGTTATGCCATTGCTTTCCCACAACGATTTGTTGCTCTTGTAGACACATATGATGTGAAAAG CGTCGAAGCCTCAGCCAAGAGACAGGCATGTATAGCCAGCCTAAATGTAAAGAATAAACGTCTAGCAAATGGGTCCAATACACATGCCCAAAATGGTGTCAGAAACAATCCAATTATATCAGAATCGACTTCACATCACAAGAATGGCTTTTTAAGACGAGGCGAATTGGGTGAGCTCTATGTGAG GAGTGGGCTACTAAACTTCTGTGCAGTGGCACTAGCTCTAAATGACTTGGGTTATAAAGCAGTTGGTATAAGAATTGACAGCGGAGATTTAGCATACTTGAGTAATACTGCAAGGGATATATTTGAAAGAATTGCTGTCAAATACAATATACCTTGGTTTGGAAAATTGACAATCTGTGCATcaaatgatataaatgaagaaacTATTTTAAGTTTAAATGAACag AGTCATAAAATTGATTGCTTTGGAATTGGAACACATTTGGTAACGTGTCAAAGACAGCCTGCATTAGGCTGTGTTTATAAAATGGTTGAAATCAATGGTCAACCTAGAATTAAGCTCAGCCAGGAAGTTGGTAAAGTGACAATACCAGGAAGAAAAGATGCGTTTAGATTATACGGAGCGGATGGATATGCGTTAATTGATCTGTTGCAAAGATCAACGGAAGAAGCCCCGCAAGTAAAACAGAAAGTTCTTTGTAGACATCCGTTCCAAGAATCAAAAAGAGCTTATGTTATTCCTACGCGAGTAGAACCATTACACAag GTATACTGGAAAAATGGTAAATTGTGTCAACCATTATTAACATTACAAGAAATACGTAATAGAGTTCAGGAATCTTTAAGAACACTTAGAAATGAtcataaaagaaatttaaatcctACACCATACAAA GTGGCCGTCAGTgatgatttatataattttatacatgATTTATGGTTACAAAATGCACCAATCGGTGAACTATCGTGA
- the LOC117608588 gene encoding uncharacterized protein LOC117608588 isoform X1 — MGTAGRDFERDREDELHCRICASDIPRNDGVHIFAEDGRRHYLQTKIRKYLYILVSSEDKLSKMVCATCIKRLESIHRFAMMAYRTQEKLKSQLYSSTDNVSFVQDVEMESVKDMQDTTKRIEDRGLLHTILTKGAIEILAEGEPLGPSELLSQEDKCHTPSMEEMEVKVDPMIFLQCGMEHSASETSEDSDIEENSTRINTSEPLSLINKIDEIKKEEKEEDNDRSQEDSEDVVSNALTKPHECTICARSFISQIGLQNHLWSHLPKDKRPEGKPILKSQQVYSTNGVLHMNTDNNSSGNFICPICSKKISTKGNLKVHLETHRPKGKYGCDICGRIFKTQSNLFKHKEYHGRIQFPCNVCGRVYPTNSTLRAHSITHSNLRPHACPLCDKTFKRNQDLKFHINQHTGARPYQCPYCPKAFASSGNCFSHRKRMHPREVHRDRQRAADLMR; from the exons atgggTACGGCGGGTCGCGATTTTGAGCGCGATCGAGAGGACGAGCTGCACTGTCGAATTTGTGCTAGTGACATACCAAGAAACGACGGGGTCCACATTTTCGCCGAGGATGGTAGACGGCACTACCTGCAGACCAAAATACGAAAATATCTGTACATCTTG GTGTCATCTGAAgataaattatcaaaaatggtATGTGCTACATGTATAAAAAGATTAGAAAGCATTCACCGCTTTGCAATGATGGCATATAGGacacaagaaaaattaaaatcacaATTATATAGTAGTACTGACAATGTAAGTTTTGTTCAAGATGTAGAAATGGAAAGTGTTAAGGATATGCAAGATACAACAAAGAGAATAGAGGATCGGGGATTATTGCATACAATATTAACAAAA GGGGCAATAGAAATTTTAGCTGAAGGTGAGCCTTTGGGACCATCAGAATTATTATCACAAGAAGATAAGTGTCATACACCAAGTATGGAAGAAATGGAAGTCAAAGtagatccaatgatatttttacaGTGTGGAATGGAACATTCAGCATCAGAAACTTCAGAAGATTCAGACATTGAAGAAAACTCAACAAGGATAAATACTTCAGAACCattatcgttaataaataa AATtgatgaaataaagaaagaagagaaggaagaagataaTGATAGATCACAAGAAGATAGCGAAGATGTTGTTTCTAATGCATTAACAAAACCTCATGAATGCACAATTTGTGCTAGATCCTTTATATCTCAAATTGGTCTACAAAATCATTTATGGTCTCATTTGCCTAAAGATAAACGACCCGAAGGAAAGCCTATTTTAAAATCTCAACAAGTTTATTCTACAAATGGTGTACTCCACATGAACACTGATAATAATTCGTCTGGTAACTTTATCTGTCCAATTTGTAGTAAAAAAATTTCTACTAAAGGAAATCTAAAAGTACATTTGGAAACTCATCGGCCTAAAGGAAAATACGGTTGTGATATATGCGGAAGAAT ttttaaaacACAGTCAAATTTATTCAAACACAAAGAATACCATGGTAGGATACAATTTCCATGTAATGTATGTGGAAGAGTTTATCCAACAAATTCTACATTACGCGCTCATAGTATAACACATTCAAACTTGAGGCCACACGCGTGTCCTCTTTGTGATAAAACGTTTAAGAGAAATCAAGATTTAAAATTTCACATAAACCAACATACAGGTGCAAGGCCTTATCAATGTCCATATTGTCCAAAAGCTTTTGCGAGTTCTGGAAATTGTTTCTCACATCGTAAAAGAATGCATCCTCGGGAGGTGCATCGTGATAGACAAAGAGCTGCAGATTTAATGAGATGA
- the Naprt gene encoding nicotinate phosphoribosyltransferase isoform X3 — MSDDEGISWCHSRQNCVVQPLLTDLYQITMAYAYWKSGKINDHAVFDLYFRKNPFQGEFTIFAGLEECIKFLEKFRYSCSDIKYLKSIMPSSVDQRFFEYLKGLTPKDVTIYAMEEGSVAFPRIPLLRVEGPLIMVQLLETTLLTLVNYASLMATNAARYRMVAGKNITLLEFGLRRAQGPDGGLSASKYSYIGGFDGTSNVLAGKLYNIPVSGTHAHAYITSFTSIDDLQEKNLVHKETEKVYDLLELAYKHRDSIAADVGTLVSEASSGELAALISYAIAFPQRFVALVDTYDVKRSGLLNFCAVALALNDLGYKAVGIRIDSGDLAYLSNTARDIFERIAVKYNIPWFGKLTICASNDINEETILSLNEQSHKIDCFGIGTHLVTCQRQPALGCVYKMVEINGQPRIKLSQEVGKVTIPGRKDAFRLYGADGYALIDLLQRSTEEAPQVKQKVLCRHPFQESKRAYVIPTRVEPLHKVYWKNGKLCQPLLTLQEIRNRVQESLRTLRNDHKRNLNPTPYKVAVSDDLYNFIHDLWLQNAPIGELS, encoded by the exons atgtcAGATGACGAGGGTATATCATGGTGTCACTCGCGTCAAAATTGTGTGGTTCAACCACTTTTGACAG attTATATCAGATCACAATGGCATACGCTTATTGGAAAAGTGGCAAAATAAATGATCATGCTgtatttgatttatattttcgtAAAAATCCTTTTCAAGGAGAATTTACAATCTTTGCTGGCCTGGAGGAATGTATTAAGTTTTTAGAgaaatttcgttattcttgtagtg ATATTAAATACTTGAAGTCAATAATGCCATCATCGGTGGATCAAagattttttgaatatttaaaaggcCTTACCCCAAAAGATGTCACAATATACGCTATGGAAGAAGGTTCAGTTGCTTTTCCAAG AATACCATTACTAAGAGTAGAAGGTCCATTAATAATGGTACAACTTTTGGAAACAACACTGTTAACCTTAGTTAACTATGCAAGTTTAATGGCTACAAATGCAGCCAGATATCGTATGGTTGCTGGGAAAAATATAACATTGCTAGAATTTGGTCTTCGAAGAGCTCAGGGTCCTGATGGTGGTTTAAGTGCCTCTAAATATAGTTATATAg GTGGTTTCGATGGGACAAGTAATGTTTTGGCAGGAAAACTGTATAATATTCCTGTAAGCGGTACACACGCGCACGCATACATTACATCCTTCACTAGCATTGATGACTTGCAGGAAAAA AATTTGGTAcataaagaaacagaaaaggtTTATGATCTTCTAGAATTAGCTTACAAACATCGGGATTCCATTGCAGCTGATGTAGGAACACTAGTTTCTGAGGCTTCTAGTGGAGAGTTAGCTGCTTTGATTAGTTATGCCATTGCTTTCCCACAACGATTTGTTGCTCTTGTAGACACATATGATGTGAAAAG GAGTGGGCTACTAAACTTCTGTGCAGTGGCACTAGCTCTAAATGACTTGGGTTATAAAGCAGTTGGTATAAGAATTGACAGCGGAGATTTAGCATACTTGAGTAATACTGCAAGGGATATATTTGAAAGAATTGCTGTCAAATACAATATACCTTGGTTTGGAAAATTGACAATCTGTGCATcaaatgatataaatgaagaaacTATTTTAAGTTTAAATGAACag AGTCATAAAATTGATTGCTTTGGAATTGGAACACATTTGGTAACGTGTCAAAGACAGCCTGCATTAGGCTGTGTTTATAAAATGGTTGAAATCAATGGTCAACCTAGAATTAAGCTCAGCCAGGAAGTTGGTAAAGTGACAATACCAGGAAGAAAAGATGCGTTTAGATTATACGGAGCGGATGGATATGCGTTAATTGATCTGTTGCAAAGATCAACGGAAGAAGCCCCGCAAGTAAAACAGAAAGTTCTTTGTAGACATCCGTTCCAAGAATCAAAAAGAGCTTATGTTATTCCTACGCGAGTAGAACCATTACACAag GTATACTGGAAAAATGGTAAATTGTGTCAACCATTATTAACATTACAAGAAATACGTAATAGAGTTCAGGAATCTTTAAGAACACTTAGAAATGAtcataaaagaaatttaaatcctACACCATACAAA GTGGCCGTCAGTgatgatttatataattttatacatgATTTATGGTTACAAAATGCACCAATCGGTGAACTATCGTGA
- the LOC117608588 gene encoding uncharacterized protein LOC117608588 isoform X2, which yields MVCATCIKRLESIHRFAMMAYRTQEKLKSQLYSSTDNVSFVQDVEMESVKDMQDTTKRIEDRGLLHTILTKGAIEILAEGEPLGPSELLSQEDKCHTPSMEEMEVKVDPMIFLQCGMEHSASETSEDSDIEENSTRINTSEPLSLINKIDEIKKEEKEEDNDRSQEDSEDVVSNALTKPHECTICARSFISQIGLQNHLWSHLPKDKRPEGKPILKSQQVYSTNGVLHMNTDNNSSGNFICPICSKKISTKGNLKVHLETHRPKGKYGCDICGRIFKTQSNLFKHKEYHGRIQFPCNVCGRVYPTNSTLRAHSITHSNLRPHACPLCDKTFKRNQDLKFHINQHTGARPYQCPYCPKAFASSGNCFSHRKRMHPREVHRDRQRAADLMR from the exons atggtATGTGCTACATGTATAAAAAGATTAGAAAGCATTCACCGCTTTGCAATGATGGCATATAGGacacaagaaaaattaaaatcacaATTATATAGTAGTACTGACAATGTAAGTTTTGTTCAAGATGTAGAAATGGAAAGTGTTAAGGATATGCAAGATACAACAAAGAGAATAGAGGATCGGGGATTATTGCATACAATATTAACAAAA GGGGCAATAGAAATTTTAGCTGAAGGTGAGCCTTTGGGACCATCAGAATTATTATCACAAGAAGATAAGTGTCATACACCAAGTATGGAAGAAATGGAAGTCAAAGtagatccaatgatatttttacaGTGTGGAATGGAACATTCAGCATCAGAAACTTCAGAAGATTCAGACATTGAAGAAAACTCAACAAGGATAAATACTTCAGAACCattatcgttaataaataa AATtgatgaaataaagaaagaagagaaggaagaagataaTGATAGATCACAAGAAGATAGCGAAGATGTTGTTTCTAATGCATTAACAAAACCTCATGAATGCACAATTTGTGCTAGATCCTTTATATCTCAAATTGGTCTACAAAATCATTTATGGTCTCATTTGCCTAAAGATAAACGACCCGAAGGAAAGCCTATTTTAAAATCTCAACAAGTTTATTCTACAAATGGTGTACTCCACATGAACACTGATAATAATTCGTCTGGTAACTTTATCTGTCCAATTTGTAGTAAAAAAATTTCTACTAAAGGAAATCTAAAAGTACATTTGGAAACTCATCGGCCTAAAGGAAAATACGGTTGTGATATATGCGGAAGAAT ttttaaaacACAGTCAAATTTATTCAAACACAAAGAATACCATGGTAGGATACAATTTCCATGTAATGTATGTGGAAGAGTTTATCCAACAAATTCTACATTACGCGCTCATAGTATAACACATTCAAACTTGAGGCCACACGCGTGTCCTCTTTGTGATAAAACGTTTAAGAGAAATCAAGATTTAAAATTTCACATAAACCAACATACAGGTGCAAGGCCTTATCAATGTCCATATTGTCCAAAAGCTTTTGCGAGTTCTGGAAATTGTTTCTCACATCGTAAAAGAATGCATCCTCGGGAGGTGCATCGTGATAGACAAAGAGCTGCAGATTTAATGAGATGA